A stretch of Lactuca sativa cultivar Salinas chromosome 6, Lsat_Salinas_v11, whole genome shotgun sequence DNA encodes these proteins:
- the LOC111890176 gene encoding uncharacterized protein LOC111890176: MFTYKYTISFTPQSLNKHSHLIHKHTLSFIFKAKILPNMARYYNNDNKVSYYEYIRQLSIPIHFFFFLCVVFLFLCFTWYLNYEPKVESFLYNLKIFLMLTPVVLLLLVHWLSSGERPWFPSMVPLPEKDSFHRAGGSPWGVAIVLVFLIYMVSHQSSFHERWFPISRR; encoded by the coding sequence ATGTTTACCTATAAATACACAATCTCATTTACTCCTCAATCTCTCAATAAACATTCCCACCTGATACATAAACACACACTGTCTTTCATTTTCAAAGCAAAAATCCTCCCAAACATGGCTAGGTACTACAACAACGATAATAAGGTATCCTACTATGAGTACATCCGACAACTTTCTATCCCAATCCACTTTTTCTTCTTCCTTTGTGTTGTTTTCCTCTTCTTATGCTTCACTTGGTACCTCAACTATGAGCCCAAGGTTGAGAGCTTCCTGTACAACTTGAAGATCTTCCTCATGCTCACTCCTGTCGTGCTTTTGCTTCTTGTTCACTGGCTATCTAGTGGTGAAAGGCCATGGTTCCCGTCCATGGTGCCGTTGCCTGAGAAAGATTCATTTCATCGAGCCGGAGGGTCTCCATGGGGTGTAGCCATTGTGCTTGTTTTCCTTATTTATATGGTTTCTCACCAGTCTTCTTTTCATGAACGTTGGTTTCCGATTAGCAGAAGATGA